One Pseudobdellovibrionaceae bacterium genomic window carries:
- a CDS encoding DsbA family protein: MKTQKFWILTAIVATLLALATHGYLSAQNYRLKSGVADSKSVCNINSQFNCDAVALSSYSEVAGIPVAVWGLATNGVLLFFLLMMLTRLSADTGRVARFTFGLSALVLAASVVMGAISMLQLSTYCLFCIAAYVLSAVQAFAAFQVTRLENSKSPFRLDILPALREQRWIVILIVLVPAIAWLGNRMGRDTFGRSIPPHLIEETVSFWKTSTANEFNPNEGLSYAVGDPAQAKMTIVEFADFLCPHCKTAATPLHIFTQSRKDVRLVFKPFPLDGTCNSGITQKGDGYRCKLAAATLCSEQLTQKGWIAHDWIFERQSSLSSSRWDEDLNEIAKAVGAPADQLKACVDSPDTNALLLRLTGEGVNAKVPGTPSIFVNGKKLDAGQFIQVLDAVYKSL; this comes from the coding sequence ATGAAAACACAAAAGTTCTGGATCTTGACCGCGATCGTCGCGACCCTGCTCGCCTTGGCCACTCACGGATACCTGTCCGCGCAAAACTACCGGCTTAAATCCGGCGTCGCGGATTCCAAGAGCGTTTGCAACATCAATAGCCAGTTCAATTGCGATGCCGTCGCCTTAAGCAGTTATTCGGAAGTGGCCGGCATCCCCGTCGCGGTCTGGGGACTCGCCACCAACGGCGTCCTGCTCTTTTTCCTGCTCATGATGCTGACCCGCCTGTCCGCCGACACGGGCCGGGTGGCGCGCTTCACCTTCGGTCTGTCGGCGCTGGTGCTCGCGGCCTCGGTGGTCATGGGCGCGATCTCGATGCTCCAACTGTCCACCTACTGTTTGTTCTGTATCGCCGCTTACGTCCTGAGCGCCGTCCAGGCTTTCGCCGCCTTCCAGGTCACCCGACTGGAAAATAGCAAATCCCCTTTCCGGCTCGATATCCTGCCGGCCCTGCGCGAGCAGCGCTGGATCGTGATCCTGATCGTCCTGGTTCCCGCCATCGCGTGGCTGGGGAATCGTATGGGCCGCGACACCTTCGGGCGTTCGATCCCCCCGCACCTGATCGAAGAGACCGTTTCGTTCTGGAAAACCAGCACCGCGAACGAGTTCAACCCGAACGAAGGTCTTTCGTATGCGGTGGGCGACCCCGCCCAAGCGAAAATGACGATCGTCGAATTCGCGGATTTCCTTTGCCCGCATTGTAAAACCGCGGCGACGCCTCTGCACATCTTCACGCAAAGCCGCAAAGACGTGCGGCTCGTCTTCAAGCCTTTCCCGCTCGACGGAACCTGCAACTCGGGTATCACGCAGAAAGGCGACGGCTACCGCTGCAAGCTCGCGGCGGCAACGCTCTGCTCGGAACAACTCACGCAAAAAGGCTGGATCGCGCACGACTGGATTTTCGAGCGCCAGAGCTCGCTGTCGTCCTCGCGTTGGGATGAAGATCTGAACGAAATCGCGAAAGCCGTCGGCGCGCCCGCAGATCAGCTGAAGGCCTGCGTGGACAGCCCCGACACGAACGCGCTCCTGCTCCGCCTGACCGGCGAGGGCGTGAACGCGAAAGTCCCGGGAACGCCCAGCATCTTCGTGAACGGCAAAAAGCTCGACGCGGGACAATTCATCCAAGTCCTCGACGCCGTCTACAAGAGTCTATAA
- a CDS encoding anti-sigma factor antagonist, with product MRAEVKKHGDVTIISIAGILHIEETQPFREICKKRFMGEKIVFNMSGANFVGSTGLQSFMDAVKGLDEAGTHGVKVVGLKPEFKRLFASIENARFQYFEDLRSAVGAFLHAPALSFAATVSPAAAVEPTNVIAFQRPAAVKSIDD from the coding sequence ATGCGCGCGGAAGTCAAAAAACACGGTGACGTGACGATCATTTCAATCGCCGGGATTCTCCATATCGAAGAGACGCAGCCCTTCCGGGAAATCTGCAAGAAACGTTTCATGGGCGAAAAGATTGTCTTCAATATGAGCGGTGCGAATTTCGTGGGCTCCACGGGGCTGCAAAGCTTCATGGATGCGGTCAAAGGTTTGGACGAGGCGGGCACGCATGGCGTGAAAGTCGTAGGGCTTAAACCCGAGTTCAAGCGCTTGTTCGCGTCCATCGAGAACGCGCGTTTTCAATATTTCGAAGATTTACGTTCGGCGGTCGGTGCATTCTTGCACGCTCCCGCATTGAGTTTCGCGGCGACCGTGAGTCCGGCCGCCGCTGTCGAGCCGACTAACGTGATTGCGTTTCAACGGCCTGCCGCAGTGAAGTCAATTGACGACTGA
- a CDS encoding adenylate/guanylate cyclase domain-containing protein, with product MDKSSKKTTKVKDQGFLQRPQVQALINWLISPFAIGVLITALFMVFAQIFYDVRSQNEEGRRFSGITGGIFQIVQGLDFILTDARFLTRGVIPQPESKVALIAIDDESVRMLGRWPWSRDLMAEILDQSFKNGARAVGLDVVWSEPQDNPELQTLIEIESSIKPPPPALRQFISEKRAQKTPDQKLKDVIETNKDKIVLGVFPTDENRKELKPFTDYCRNEAFNRVNGNTFVKIDNFTFLVEDKADRFETLKFNDVFDGIFQAIRNTTIIQMMRDRFQKDDPEKLTAVEKNQIMAEIERHYMHYCNQWLTPPSDDPGSASKDTLSDWATFIKFFGHLTSSDPEEQKVSATAEIKDFVGLSAEDAINKFKTSVLSHPVPQYESWTINLPEFHDVAIYSGAFAADQDDDGKIRRNPLFYRTGNRVGGSFIPSIALQTYLAGNPGYQAVVEIDVDAHNHQKVIKSFKIIDINKDEKDQFVAQIPVDNQGRLKINYAGPGMTYPYIPAKELASNLDTMKVRQRVTDPKTGQTGILERTVNKKEYLDGKFLILGATAIGVYDLRVTPFDKNYPGPETHLTVLDNLINHNFIQTHPDEQTAMMWALGLLGIVLSAAVAVAGPFLGFFVMLIGVGSLTWIDQLLLRQGYISTSVLPALLFLSIYVLMTLYKYFTEERKKKHLRSTFSKYVSPAIVDEILKSPENVELGGHKQRMSVFFSDVRGFTAFSERLEPQVLSDVLNRYLTPMTQIVFENKGTLDKYMGDAVMAFFGAPIAYGDHATHACRCALESLRRLKTLQAEFAAEGLPHIDIGIGINTAEVSVGNMGSETVRSYTVMGDGVNLASRLEGINKEYGTRIIISEFTRSELGESFHVREVDWVKVKGKAKPVRIFELVGEGALPNDQAEAIKHFCTGFEKYHAMQFELAKFDFECALRIIPDDEPAKLYVERCEDFIQNPPGADWDGVYTMKTK from the coding sequence ATGGATAAGTCTTCCAAAAAGACCACTAAGGTGAAGGACCAGGGTTTTCTTCAACGCCCGCAGGTCCAGGCGCTCATCAACTGGCTCATTTCGCCCTTCGCGATCGGTGTTTTGATCACCGCCCTCTTCATGGTTTTCGCGCAGATTTTCTACGACGTCCGCAGCCAGAATGAAGAGGGACGACGCTTCTCGGGCATCACGGGCGGAATCTTCCAGATCGTGCAGGGTCTCGACTTCATCCTCACCGACGCGCGCTTTCTGACCCGCGGGGTGATCCCGCAGCCGGAATCCAAAGTCGCGTTGATCGCGATCGACGACGAAAGCGTGCGTATGCTCGGCCGCTGGCCCTGGTCGCGGGATCTGATGGCCGAGATTCTCGATCAAAGCTTTAAAAACGGCGCGCGCGCCGTGGGTCTCGATGTCGTGTGGTCCGAGCCGCAAGACAATCCCGAACTCCAAACCCTGATCGAAATCGAATCTTCGATCAAACCCCCACCGCCGGCCTTACGCCAGTTCATCTCTGAAAAACGTGCGCAGAAAACGCCGGATCAAAAGCTGAAAGACGTCATCGAAACGAATAAAGACAAAATCGTGCTCGGCGTCTTCCCGACCGACGAGAACCGCAAAGAGCTCAAACCCTTCACCGACTACTGCCGCAACGAGGCCTTCAACCGGGTGAACGGCAATACCTTCGTGAAAATCGACAATTTCACTTTCCTGGTCGAAGACAAAGCGGACCGCTTCGAAACGCTGAAATTCAACGACGTCTTCGACGGAATTTTCCAGGCCATTCGGAACACCACCATCATCCAGATGATGCGCGATCGCTTCCAGAAGGACGATCCCGAGAAACTCACCGCGGTCGAAAAGAATCAGATCATGGCCGAAATCGAACGCCACTACATGCACTACTGCAACCAGTGGCTGACCCCGCCCTCGGATGATCCCGGCTCCGCCTCGAAGGACACACTCAGCGACTGGGCGACGTTCATCAAGTTTTTCGGACATCTCACATCATCAGATCCGGAAGAGCAAAAAGTCTCGGCCACCGCCGAAATCAAAGATTTCGTCGGACTCTCGGCCGAGGACGCGATCAATAAATTCAAAACGAGCGTACTTTCACATCCCGTACCGCAGTACGAATCGTGGACGATCAACCTGCCCGAGTTCCACGACGTCGCGATCTATTCGGGCGCCTTCGCCGCCGACCAGGATGACGACGGCAAGATTCGCCGCAATCCCCTTTTCTACCGCACGGGAAACCGCGTGGGCGGTTCATTCATCCCCTCCATCGCCCTACAAACCTATCTGGCGGGGAACCCCGGCTACCAGGCGGTGGTGGAAATCGACGTGGATGCGCACAACCACCAGAAGGTCATCAAATCCTTCAAAATAATCGACATCAACAAAGACGAAAAGGATCAGTTCGTCGCGCAAATCCCGGTCGACAACCAAGGGCGCTTGAAAATCAACTACGCCGGCCCCGGCATGACCTACCCCTACATTCCCGCCAAAGAACTCGCGTCGAATCTCGACACGATGAAAGTCCGTCAACGGGTGACCGATCCGAAAACGGGCCAGACCGGTATTCTTGAGCGCACGGTGAACAAAAAGGAATACCTCGACGGCAAGTTTCTAATTCTGGGCGCGACCGCGATCGGCGTCTACGACTTGCGCGTGACTCCCTTCGACAAAAACTACCCGGGACCCGAAACGCACTTAACGGTCCTCGACAACCTGATCAATCACAACTTCATCCAAACCCATCCCGACGAACAAACGGCGATGATGTGGGCGCTGGGCCTCCTCGGCATCGTGCTTTCGGCAGCGGTCGCCGTCGCGGGACCGTTCCTTGGTTTTTTCGTGATGCTGATCGGCGTGGGCTCACTGACCTGGATCGATCAGTTGCTCTTGCGGCAGGGTTATATTTCGACTTCGGTGCTGCCCGCACTTTTGTTCTTGAGCATTTACGTCTTGATGACCCTCTACAAGTATTTCACCGAAGAGCGGAAGAAAAAACATCTGCGCTCCACGTTCTCTAAATACGTTTCGCCCGCGATCGTCGACGAAATCCTGAAGTCCCCCGAAAACGTCGAGCTCGGCGGTCACAAACAACGTATGTCCGTTTTCTTTTCCGACGTCCGCGGTTTCACCGCCTTCTCGGAACGTTTGGAACCCCAAGTCCTCTCGGACGTTTTGAACCGCTACCTCACGCCCATGACCCAAATCGTGTTCGAAAACAAAGGGACGCTCGACAAGTACATGGGCGATGCGGTCATGGCGTTTTTCGGGGCACCGATCGCGTACGGAGACCACGCGACGCACGCCTGCCGGTGCGCGCTGGAAAGTCTCCGCCGACTCAAAACCTTGCAGGCAGAATTCGCGGCCGAGGGACTTCCCCACATCGACATCGGCATCGGAATCAATACCGCCGAGGTGTCGGTCGGCAACATGGGCTCCGAGACGGTGCGTAGTTATACGGTCATGGGCGACGGCGTGAACTTGGCGTCGCGGCTTGAGGGCATCAATAAAGAGTACGGCACCCGCATCATCATCAGCGAGTTCACCCGCAGCGAATTGGGGGAAAGTTTCCACGTGCGCGAAGTCGACTGGGTGAAGGTCAAAGGAAAAGCCAAACCCGTGCGCATTTTCGAGCTCGTCGGCGAAGGCGCATTGCCCAATGATCAAGCCGAAGCGATCAAACACTTCTGTACCGGCTTCGAAAAATATCACGCGATGCAGTTCGAACTCGCGAAGTTCGATTTCGAATGCGCCCTACGCATCATTCCCGACGATGAACCCGCCAAACTTTATGTTGAACGCTGTGAGGACTTCATCCAGAATCCACCAGGAGCAGACTGGGACGGCGTTTACACCATGAAGACGAAATAA
- a CDS encoding LPS-assembly protein LptD — translation MMRSCAGLVRTLKIGAITTFLAGALGLFAETATAQVACSVRVQGLVIQAETCDRDTDADTLDLIGQVQVIFKDQHLTCERAKVNFRARTLDALGNVKLTSPQATVGGSRILLDYESNTGMIFDGYVQSGPVSFEGASISKLGESEYMASSAKFTACNNCPETWSYSGQRIRAQLGGYAFIKNSFLRIGGIPVFWLPYLIVPLKSDRQTGLLTPEFESSDSGGLTLGQSIFWAMDRSQDATFTLKNYERRGLKGLVNYRYMLSETSYGELDMSFLRDRVFGNDERLNAFRAPNEAGQPLNRWFAKYEHYLDLPEGYIHRLQINNASDLQYGKDFPLETRNHGDSVMENRMSLTKNSGGHHFSVDSSYYVNLLQYDPISSNNDSVQRLPELRYAKTYAKLLDSDWLYNLDINSTNFARGDFSYDDMNARYDPNGPNDRHLAAGPDPVCDTADWYNSKDCVRVRDGVFDPYTDLLRAGNRLDLRGSITRSYRFGGFFDIIPKLSYRETTYQFNIDENPQNTRRFIRTEIANKMLFSRVFGDVSNLQSTRYKHEIQPEVTLTAIPWLSHPAHPFFGFQQEVPAFSQENISDSDLNNPYGLQFDFTDRVYDRKLVTVGITNKITQKRWRGGAPEYRQIFFWKLAQSYDFYQQEAPGQSVRQPLSDFLSDLRVTVDNFEVYSRANYFPYQRVTNASTRLRYNFPTGDFLQVAHVQNFRNIAPGLDVDPGRRTEDYTLSLRKSFPFGDILGRLTYDMNPEDGKEDQRFKSYGYGAQVKLPGDCWYFNVTQYRTTGGENHFKVNFDFVWDGQKRPALPESLLDSLNF, via the coding sequence ATGATGCGAAGCTGCGCGGGACTCGTCCGCACCTTGAAAATCGGCGCGATCACGACGTTCCTCGCGGGCGCGCTCGGCCTCTTCGCCGAGACCGCCACCGCGCAAGTGGCTTGCTCCGTCCGCGTTCAGGGGCTGGTCATCCAGGCCGAAACCTGCGATCGCGATACCGACGCCGACACGCTCGATCTGATCGGCCAAGTGCAGGTCATCTTCAAAGACCAGCATCTCACCTGTGAGCGCGCGAAAGTGAATTTTCGCGCCCGTACCCTCGATGCCCTCGGAAACGTGAAGCTGACTTCGCCCCAGGCGACGGTGGGCGGCTCGCGTATTCTGCTCGACTACGAGTCGAACACCGGCATGATCTTCGACGGCTACGTCCAAAGCGGTCCCGTGAGCTTCGAGGGCGCGTCCATTTCCAAACTCGGCGAATCCGAATACATGGCGAGCTCCGCGAAGTTCACCGCCTGCAACAACTGCCCCGAGACCTGGAGCTATTCCGGCCAACGTATTCGCGCGCAGCTCGGCGGCTACGCGTTCATCAAGAACTCTTTCCTGCGCATCGGCGGCATTCCGGTGTTCTGGCTGCCTTATCTGATCGTTCCGCTGAAGTCCGACCGCCAAACGGGGCTACTGACTCCCGAATTCGAATCGTCGGACTCCGGGGGACTCACGCTCGGGCAAAGCATCTTCTGGGCGATGGACCGCAGCCAAGACGCGACCTTCACGCTGAAGAACTACGAACGTCGGGGACTCAAGGGACTCGTGAACTATCGCTACATGCTGTCCGAGACGTCCTACGGCGAACTCGACATGAGTTTTTTGCGCGACCGCGTTTTCGGGAATGACGAACGTCTGAACGCCTTTCGCGCGCCGAATGAGGCCGGACAACCGCTGAACCGTTGGTTCGCGAAGTACGAGCACTATCTGGACCTTCCCGAGGGATACATCCACCGTCTGCAAATCAACAACGCGTCGGACCTGCAGTACGGAAAGGATTTCCCGCTCGAAACGCGCAATCACGGCGACTCGGTCATGGAAAACCGGATGTCGCTCACGAAAAACTCCGGTGGGCATCACTTCTCGGTGGACTCCAGCTACTACGTGAATCTGCTCCAGTACGACCCCATCTCGTCGAACAACGACTCGGTCCAGCGTTTGCCGGAACTGCGCTACGCTAAAACTTACGCGAAACTTCTGGATTCGGATTGGCTCTACAACCTCGATATCAACTCCACGAACTTCGCGCGCGGCGATTTCAGCTATGACGACATGAACGCGCGCTACGATCCGAACGGACCGAACGATCGCCACTTGGCCGCGGGTCCCGATCCGGTTTGCGATACGGCGGACTGGTACAACAGCAAGGATTGCGTGCGCGTCCGTGACGGCGTCTTCGACCCTTATACGGATCTGCTACGCGCCGGAAACCGCCTGGACCTGCGCGGTAGCATCACGCGTTCTTACCGCTTCGGCGGATTTTTCGACATCATCCCGAAACTCAGCTACCGCGAAACGACCTACCAATTCAATATCGACGAAAACCCGCAGAACACCCGTCGTTTCATCCGTACCGAGATCGCGAACAAAATGCTTTTCTCGCGCGTCTTCGGCGACGTTTCGAATCTGCAAAGCACGCGCTACAAACACGAAATCCAACCCGAAGTGACGCTGACCGCGATCCCGTGGCTGAGCCACCCGGCGCACCCGTTCTTCGGCTTTCAACAGGAAGTCCCCGCGTTCTCGCAAGAGAACATCTCGGATTCGGATCTGAACAACCCTTACGGACTGCAATTCGATTTCACCGATCGCGTTTACGACCGTAAACTCGTCACCGTCGGCATCACGAACAAGATCACGCAAAAACGCTGGCGCGGCGGCGCCCCCGAGTACCGTCAGATCTTTTTCTGGAAACTCGCGCAAAGTTACGACTTCTATCAGCAAGAAGCCCCCGGGCAAAGCGTACGTCAGCCGCTTTCGGACTTCCTGTCGGATCTGCGCGTGACGGTCGACAATTTCGAAGTCTACTCGCGCGCGAATTACTTCCCGTACCAACGCGTAACGAACGCCTCGACCCGTCTCCGATACAATTTCCCGACGGGCGATTTCCTGCAGGTCGCGCACGTCCAGAACTTCCGTAACATCGCGCCCGGCCTCGATGTCGACCCGGGTCGCCGCACCGAGGACTACACACTCTCGCTGCGCAAAAGCTTCCCTTTCGGCGATATCCTGGGTCGCCTGACCTACGACATGAATCCCGAGGACGGCAAAGAAGACCAACGCTTCAAGTCCTACGGCTACGGCGCGCAGGTCAAACTCCCGGGCGATTGCTGGTACTTCAACGTCACCCAGTACCGCACGACGGGCGGGGAAAACCACTTCAAGGTCAATTTCGATTTCGTCTGGGACGGCCAAAAACGCCCGGCCCTCCCCGAGTCCCTCCTCGACAGCCTGAATTTCTAA
- a CDS encoding ribonuclease HII, which translates to MKKTRIPQTQFSRNLLKKTLAGLPGPILGVDEVGRGCLAGPVVAGAVIFSDQKIPKGLTDSKLLSENRREEFFPQIMEAHYCGLGVASVEEIDRINILQASFLAMRRAIADLETKMVGARVGYVLVDGHMEIPGCTHPQGAVIKGDLRVPMIAAASIIAKVYRDRMMKGMDATYPHYGFGQHKGYASPVHRDAIRKHGPCFEHRQSFSGVKEFLGLGSVVRRPCGTKIPPGQLSLMEEA; encoded by the coding sequence ATGAAGAAGACGCGCATTCCCCAGACTCAGTTCAGTCGCAACCTTTTGAAAAAGACGCTCGCCGGTTTGCCGGGGCCGATCTTGGGTGTGGACGAGGTCGGGCGCGGCTGTTTGGCGGGACCGGTGGTCGCGGGTGCGGTGATCTTTTCGGACCAAAAAATTCCGAAGGGTCTGACCGACTCGAAACTTTTGTCCGAAAACCGGCGCGAAGAATTCTTCCCGCAAATCATGGAGGCCCACTACTGCGGCCTGGGCGTTGCTTCGGTGGAAGAGATCGACCGGATCAACATCCTGCAGGCGAGTTTTCTGGCCATGCGACGGGCGATCGCGGATTTGGAAACGAAGATGGTCGGCGCGCGCGTGGGCTACGTCTTGGTCGACGGGCATATGGAGATTCCGGGCTGCACTCATCCTCAAGGGGCGGTGATCAAAGGGGATCTGCGGGTTCCCATGATCGCGGCGGCCTCGATCATCGCGAAGGTGTACCGCGATCGCATGATGAAGGGAATGGATGCGACCTATCCGCATTACGGCTTCGGCCAACACAAAGGCTACGCGAGCCCCGTGCACCGGGACGCGATCCGTAAACACGGCCCGTGTTTCGAACACCGGCAAAGCTTCAGCGGGGTCAAAGAGTTCCTGGGCCTCGGGTCGGTGGTGCGAAGACCTTGTGGAACGAAAATTCCGCCGGGCCAATTATCTCTTATGGAAGAAGCGTGA
- the rplS gene encoding 50S ribosomal protein L19: protein MAKKAARKAAAPKKTTSSGKAKGLDLIRKISMAAPNTKIGDFSSGDQVNVYVKVKEGEKERLQLYKGVVTKVQGSGAGRSFTVRKMSAGVGVERTFPFASPVIDRVEVLTHGKVRRAKLYYLRDREGKSAKIESELVQSTREEASAPTAETTAE, encoded by the coding sequence ATGGCAAAGAAAGCAGCGCGCAAGGCAGCAGCTCCTAAGAAAACAACAAGCTCGGGTAAAGCTAAAGGTCTGGATTTGATCCGTAAGATCTCGATGGCCGCACCGAATACTAAAATCGGCGATTTCTCGAGCGGTGACCAAGTCAACGTTTACGTGAAAGTGAAAGAGGGCGAGAAAGAACGTCTTCAGCTTTACAAAGGCGTCGTCACGAAAGTTCAAGGTTCGGGCGCGGGTCGCTCGTTCACGGTTCGTAAGATGTCGGCGGGTGTCGGCGTTGAGCGGACTTTCCCTTTCGCAAGCCCCGTGATCGATCGCGTGGAAGTGCTGACGCACGGTAAAGTTCGCCGCGCGAAACTGTACTACCTCCGCGACCGTGAAGGAAAATCGGCGAAGATCGAATCCGAGCTCGTGCAATCGACTCGCGAAGAGGCTTCGGCGCCGACGGCAGAGACCACGGCCGAGTAG
- a CDS encoding RNA methyltransferase, whose translation MSDGTQAVQVPRVAVGLLHYPMMDREKSTVATNITNFDIHDIARACSTYGITTYYVIHPSKEQLMFVERVLEHWKVGTGAKYNPSRRRALQPVKTAPSLEAALADWGPSTVVATHARPVPGTKFWTCQEYKQHVREPGQSGFIVFGTGYGMTDEYMQGIGGVLESLKGAPPQDFRHLSVRSAVSIYLDRIMGPW comes from the coding sequence ATGAGTGACGGGACACAGGCGGTGCAGGTGCCGCGCGTCGCGGTGGGTTTACTTCACTACCCGATGATGGACCGCGAGAAATCGACGGTGGCGACCAACATCACGAACTTCGACATTCACGATATCGCGCGCGCGTGCTCGACCTACGGGATCACGACCTACTACGTGATTCATCCCTCTAAAGAGCAGCTGATGTTCGTGGAGCGGGTTCTCGAGCACTGGAAGGTGGGCACGGGGGCGAAGTACAATCCCAGTCGTCGGCGCGCGCTGCAACCCGTGAAAACCGCGCCCAGCTTGGAAGCCGCGCTGGCCGATTGGGGACCGTCGACGGTGGTGGCGACCCACGCGCGGCCGGTTCCGGGAACGAAGTTTTGGACCTGCCAAGAATACAAGCAGCATGTCCGTGAGCCGGGCCAATCGGGCTTTATCGTCTTCGGGACGGGCTACGGGATGACGGATGAGTATATGCAGGGGATCGGCGGGGTTCTAGAGAGTCTGAAGGGGGCTCCTCCCCAGGATTTCAGGCACTTAAGTGTGCGATCTGCCGTAAGTATCTATCTTGACCGCATTATGGGGCCATGGTAG
- the trmD gene encoding tRNA (guanosine(37)-N1)-methyltransferase TrmD — MASLFQVITLFPEAIAQFAGYGVLSQAVKKELLQIESINPRKFTTDVHHSVDDRPFGGGDGMCMTVDALAPAVDEARARAPGARLIYVSPQGRPLTNAVAKELAQAGDLIFLSGRYAGVDQRLLNRYAFEEISIGDYVLSGGELAAMVIIDAAARFIPGVLGHQDSSQADSFEGGVLEAPQFTRPREIQGQAVPEVLMSGNHAKISEWRGQVSRLVTLKKRPDLFHALKLSMKELKSLRDFLAAMPSEERAVLGLTELDLDKEISR; from the coding sequence GTGGCGTCGCTCTTTCAGGTCATTACGCTTTTCCCCGAGGCGATCGCGCAGTTCGCGGGTTACGGGGTTTTGTCGCAAGCGGTGAAGAAAGAGCTTTTGCAGATCGAAAGCATCAATCCACGCAAGTTCACGACCGACGTTCACCATAGCGTCGACGATCGCCCCTTCGGCGGCGGTGACGGCATGTGCATGACCGTGGACGCCTTGGCGCCTGCGGTGGACGAGGCCCGCGCGCGCGCGCCGGGAGCGCGTTTGATTTACGTCTCGCCCCAGGGGCGCCCGCTGACGAATGCCGTGGCCAAAGAGCTGGCCCAGGCGGGAGATCTGATTTTCCTGTCGGGGCGATATGCGGGCGTCGATCAGCGACTCCTGAACCGCTACGCGTTCGAGGAAATCTCCATCGGCGATTACGTTCTGAGCGGCGGGGAGCTGGCGGCGATGGTCATCATCGACGCGGCGGCGCGCTTTATCCCGGGCGTCTTGGGCCATCAGGACTCAAGCCAGGCCGATAGCTTCGAAGGCGGCGTCCTCGAGGCGCCCCAGTTCACGCGGCCGCGCGAGATCCAGGGCCAGGCGGTTCCCGAGGTTCTGATGAGCGGAAATCACGCGAAGATTTCCGAGTGGCGGGGGCAGGTCTCGCGGCTGGTGACTTTGAAGAAACGCCCGGATCTGTTTCACGCCCTGAAACTTTCGATGAAGGAACTCAAGTCCCTGCGCGATTTTCTGGCGGCGATGCCGTCCGAGGAGCGCGCGGTCTTGGGTTTGACGGAATTGGATTTGGATAAGGAGATTTCTCGATGA